In Dasypus novemcinctus isolate mDasNov1 chromosome 10, mDasNov1.1.hap2, whole genome shotgun sequence, one DNA window encodes the following:
- the LOC101411087 gene encoding olfactory receptor 5M3-like yields MLNFTDVTEFILLGLTSRQEWQVVFFTIFLIVYIITIVGNIGMIMLIKVSPQLNSPMYFFLSHLSFVDVSFSSNVTPKMLENLLSETKTISYAGCLVQCFFFIALVLVEVFILAVMAFDRYMAIGNPLLYGSKMSRVVCVRLISFPYIYGFLTSLVATLLTYGLYFCGKIEINHFYCADPPLIKMACAGTLVKEHTMIILAGINFTYSLTVVSVSYLFILIAILRMRSAEGRRKAFSTCGSHLTAVIIFYGTLIFMYLRRPTEESVEQGKMVAVFYTTVIPMLNPMIYSLRNKDVKEAMKKVISRTCLTNQN; encoded by the coding sequence ATGCTCAATTTCACTGATGTGACAGAGTTTATTCTTTTGGGATTAACCAGTCGTCAAGAATGGCAAGTTGTCTTCTTCACCATTTTTCTCATAGTCTATATTATCACCATTGTGGGCAATATTGGTATGATCATGTTAATTAAGGTCAGTCCACAACTTAATagccccatgtactttttcctgagTCATTTGTCATTCGTAGATGTTTCATTTTCTTCCAATGTCACCCCTAAAATGCTGGAAAACCTGTTATCAGAGACCAAAACTATTTCTTATGCTGGTTGTTTAGTACAGTGTTTTTTCTTCATTGCCCTTGTTCTTGTAGAGGTCTTCATCCTTGCTGTGATGGCCTTCGATAGATACATGGCAATTGGCAACCCTCTGCTCTACGGCAGTAAAATGTCAAGGGTGGTCTGTGTTCGATTGATTTCTTTCCCTTACATATATGGATTTCTGACTAGTCTGGTAGCAACACTATTGACATATGGTTTGTACTTCTGTGGGAAAATTGAAATCAACCACTTCTACTGTGCAGACCCACCTCTCATCAAAATGGCCTGTGCTGGGACCTTAGTGAAAGAACATACAATGATCATTCTTGCAGGTATTAACTTCACATATTCCCTGACTGTAGTTTCCGTCTCTTACCTGTTCATTCTCATTGCCATTTTACGGATGCGCTCAGCCGAAGGGAGGCGGAAAGCGTTCTCCACATGTGGGTCCCATCTAACAGCTGTCATCATATTTTATGGGACTCTTATCTTCATGTATCTCAGACGACCCACGGAGGAATCTGTGGAGCAGGGAAAAATGGTGGCTGTGTTTTATACCACGGTGATTCCCATGCTGAACCCTATGATCTACAGTCTGAGGAACAAGGATGTGAAAGAGGCCATGAAAAAAGTGATCAGCAGAACATGTTTAACAAACCAAAATTGA
- the LOC101411536 gene encoding olfactory receptor 5M9 — translation MPNFTDVTEFILLGLTSRQELQVLFFVVFLVVYLVTLLGNIGMIILISISPQLQSPMYFFLSHLSFVDVWFSSNVTPKMLENLLSKTKTISYVGCLVQCYFFIALVHVEVYILAVMAFDRYMAICNPLLYGSKMSRTVCARLISVPYVYGFSVSLICTLWTYGLYFCGNFEINHFYCADPPLIKIACGGVHIKEYTMIVIAGINFTYSLSVVLISYTLIVVAVLRMRSADGRKKAFSTCGSHLTAVTMFYGTLIFMYLRRPTEESVEQGKMVAVFYTTVIPMLNPMIYSLRNKDVKEAVNKAVIKANLGQ, via the coding sequence ATGCCAAATTTCACAGATGTAACAGAATTTATTCTACTGGGGTTGACTAGTCGCCAGGAGCTACAGGTTCTCTTTTTTGTGGTCTTCCTAGTAGTTTACCTGGTCACTCTGTTAGGGAACATTGGGATGATCATTTTGATTAGCATCAGTCCCCAGCTTCAGAGTCCCATGTACTTTTTcttgagtcatttgtcttttgtaGATGTATGGTTTTCATCCAATGTGACCCCCAAAATGCTGGAAAACTTATTATCAAAGACAAAAACCATTTCCTATGTGGGGTGTTTGGTGCAATGTTACTTTTTCATTGCCCTTGTTCATGTGGAAGTCTATATCTTGGCAGTGATGGCCTTTGATCGCTATATGGCCATCTGCAACCCTTTGCTTTATGGCAGCAAAATGTCTAGGACAGTCTGTGCTCGACTCATCTCAGTGCCTTATGTCTATGGATTCTCTGTTAGTCTAATATGCACGTTGTGGACATATGGCTTATACTTCTGTGGGAATTTTGAAATCAACCACTTCTATTGTGCAGATCCTCCTCTCATCAAGATTGCCTGTGGGGGAGTCCACATCAAAGAATACACAATGATTGTCATTGCTGGCATTAACTTCACATATTCCCTTTCTGTGGTCCTGATCTCCTACACACTTATTGTAGTAGCTGTGCTACGTATGCGCTCTGCTGATGGGAGGAAGAAGGCCTTCTCCACTTGTGGGTCCCACTTGACAGCTGTCACCATGTTTTATGGGACTCTCATATTCATGTATCTTAGGCGGCCGACTGAAGAGTCTGTGGAGCAGGGGAAAATGGTTGCTGTATTTTATACCACGGTGATTCCCATGCTGAATCCCATGATCTACAGTCTGAGGAACAAGGATGTGAAAGAAGCAGTCAACAAAGCAGTCATCAAGGCAAACTTGGGGCAGTGA